From the Colletotrichum lupini chromosome 1, complete sequence genome, the window atcgtaggtctcgaagcggcttcggattgcgttaattatactaagaaagtcgtttcgatcgagattacgtactgcttcgtaataataattagaggctttgcttacgagtacgatattaattaccgaatggtactagtattctctaattccgacttttttataataatcgtaaaatattattagtgttttttataagaccttatacttccccttagagtataatttcttttttaaaaagatctttttaaggtctgtaaattgcctcgtattcgctactagatttttagtatttatatacgaaccctacgtcgctgcgtactattaataacttcgggtcgtttacttccttttttattagccgatcggcgccgaatttcgtattagtagcggtaacgagttatagattaaaataggtagaattattaattatcgtacttctagtactatattttacctcggtatatccttttataacgatagattttcgttagtaattatagggaggaaatctaggtcgtttaccctttttctaaatttattaaagcgattatacgctctattaacctatacctagttctatagtataaattcctcttttataattattactattagtatttcgtatagctcttatgattataattatactagtaatacccctcgcccgtaaaggaatttattaactacttttataattcctaggcttatactcgcgaactatttatctagctagtagctaaggtcgtctacgatctcgtaaaataggggttgcccctatagccccttttttttataaaccttagttaaatagattaatactacgttaatttacttaccgttaggctaatttacgattctatatatctacgtcccctaatagtccgggttaatatttacctatttataagggattgggattctatctaggatcgggttttatcctcttcttttttaccctaactcgctaaaagtcgtactctagcttatgcccgtattaataattactagcgtatttaatcttaatagggatatatttaatccgcgcgcgggtcgtagtaaatccgtgcttttgctacttaacgaatttattaaggtctaggaaattcccgcttcttcttactatctcgctactactctcgtttttactatttttaataattactactacttttctaaatcgctagctatcgtacctactaagatcttcttttttatttagttaaaaagggtaggttttagtagttccttttaataatagtagtaatagacgtttatattactataagaagatgtagtaattagtctcgggatctttattagttactaatttccgctatcccgtatacttctagcctcctaagcctcgtgctctttataatctctaaatagcttccttagttaatttttaaaatccgtaatactcttaacttaatactattaggacctttaaatcccctcttccttcgttagaccgtcccctatactatattcctaaataatacccggggggtagttaagggagctacgaggaggttatttagattgcgggcttaaggtcgtacttataaaatcctcatagtaatagacttttttatataccgtagatctcttagcttaataactcttataaagttaccttcgctactaaataagaatatttacgtttaaagatctccttttttaatcgcgcggtgctcttttataccgtacttttattaatttaattagttaattcttaatcgcgggccggttatagaaaaatcgtttagtaaaaaagctactcggggcgatagtaaaaggctagttgcttaagtagttctattaattaacgtagtttaacatagtaaacgtcgacttctcgtaagtagtaaagggttataattacttaattccgtacggtatttaagaattacctccttttttatctacttttataaagttaattagtacgaatctcttatcccgtatagtattaagaggtcgtctcttttgcgtagcgagataccttactaatctacgatagtagagtttaattactaattagtattagtatccctattatagggtagttagttcgaaccgtaagtaacgaagagattaattaaactatataaatatctatatagtaggtataaaaaggaggttctaaccgtaggttaggctggctacgataatcgtaaatagggcccccaattggcccctgcgcagtcggctatatgccgcggtcgaattggacttctaatccgatagtaTTCGAATAGTTTTTACGGTATCGAGAAGAAGATTGTTGTTTGCAGGCCCATTTGTTTACCAGGCAGTCTGGGGATTACCGTGCATGCTACGACTTTACAGAATGTAGAGGAACAATACATCGTATTGAAAATCAATGCTTGGATATCCATACGAGTGACAGATTGATCAGAGTGAGCGCGACCATCAATGGCACAGTGGCGTTTTGTAGATCAATaactcccccccccccccccgcgccGTCCCCCCCGAGCCTACGAGATACCAAAGACAGAAGGCGAAAGAAGATACCACAGACACAAAGATGTAGATCGTCACTCTTATGAACGACACAGCTTCGCGAGCATATAAACCCCAAAATGGTTCTCGAACATTGCTCATTTCATCAAATCGGCAACAACGCTTAGGAATCCGCGGAACCGTATCTGTCGGTAGTGGGCCCTGATAGCGACGATTCAAGGCGAGCATCCAGGCCTTGAGAAGCCGCAGGCGAGATCGAAATTGGTTCGCAGTGGAATCAAAGGGGTTGTTAGGGTTCTTGTCAGCGATACCTGGGTCCTTCCGACAATGAtagtgttggtatccctatcaCAGGGATATTGGTTgattggttcgaaccgtggGTTGACGAAGTAGGTCAATTGACTATATAATCTGCTGCGTAGGTGTAAAAGGGAGGTtccaaccgtaggttgggcagGCTGCGATAATCGGAAGTAGAGCCcgtaattggcccctgcgcggTCTGCCGTACGtcgaggtcgaattggacttccaatccgacagatAGTAAATATGCTGAAACTCTTTCGGGCTCATGGGGCGTGGGCCTTCAGCTGGGCCGGCCTACCTACCTTGTTGAGAGGCTGGCTGTCGCTGCTGTACCTACCTATGGCTGCGTAAGCGGGTTTCTCTGCAATAATGGTAATTGAGGTAGGTGTGGTGTCTGCGAACAATAGAAAGTGGATTTTTATTACCAACCTCTTCACTGCTGCTACATTTACAATGGCTCGCCCCAGAGTCACACGACGGAACCTCCTCTTAATGGAACTGGTCAGAGCGACTGATCCTCCGCAGTAGGAGGTCTCCCAGAGTTGGGGTCGCAAGCAAGACCGGCTGTGCAAGTCATAATCAACGTGGGTATTTTAACCGGATAGGCGACGCCTAGTTCTTTGTCGAACATCTGAGTCGCTTTGCCAAAGCTATCTATCTCGTCCCTTCTACTTTCGAAATGTATGTTTTCCTAGGCTTGTAGGCCTTAGAAGCATGGCAGTAAGACAAAGGAGATCCTCCCGACTGGAGTTGTCGAAAAACTTCCAACGGAGTCTCCGTCTAGAGCTACATACAACGTCAGCCGTCTGTCATGGTAAACCACTCGGTTAAGCATCGATGAAGGAAATGCAGCTTGCGCCATACTTGGAAAAGCACAACTGTCTTGTAGTTCTCAATAAGGACACCGGACATAAGCTCCGTCCTCTCTACCTCTAGATTCACTTGGATTGAAGTTGCACTGCTGGACGTTCCCTGACTCAGCAAAGAACCAGCTCCAGAAACAACGTTTCAACCCGCATCGACAAGCTTTCCCCAGATCGTCCCAAGGACCACTGAAACAAGTTGCCCCTGCTTCGTACCCGTCGGCAAGCGGCAAGCGTCGATCCTTCCTGACATCATGGTTCGGATACTCACCTGTTGACCTGTGTTGTTTTGATGTTCTTGGAAATGCCTCGGCTCGTTCGACAACACGATTGCACGTCGGCCTACTGACGAAAAAGTCGGTCCGGTCCGCATGTGGACATGCGTCCGACCATTAGCCCCGTCTGTGCCACTGCCTCATGGCATAGTCAATTTGTCACGCGGGGATACGAATGGTGCGATAAAAATGTGTCATAAGACGGAGTGTTCTTTTCGTTTCCCCAAAGCCTATGGCCTATGATGGACGTTTATGCTGTGAGGCAATTACACAAGAAGAAACATCTTCCCGCGCCTCCTTGATCCAAACGCCAGGACTTGTTAAAACGAGGTTTGGTCGTTATCATTAAGGACGTCGTTGGAAAGCAGGATGAGAAAGGACCATCCGGAGTATCATGAAAAAGCAATAGGATCTTGCGGTGGCGTTTGTTCTCCTCCACTATCCCCTTTGTACCTGCATCAGGTATGCATTTTGGTTCGATCATGCTTTGAATGGAAAGCATTTGGGTATTCGGGTTTGCACCAGGTTCGCGTTCGAGCCGTCGGTTCAGCTTACTCACGCATCTTCACGTAGTTGCTGGGGAAGATGCCGTGTCTCGTTCCGATCATGCCGGTCCTGTCGTGAATGTCAGCTTTACGCCCGTAAAACAAAGAAACACCCTTTCACATACCACCAGTCAGTCTCACTCTCGGTCTTCTTCAGCACCGTGATAACGTCGCCCTTCTTGAATCCTAGATCACCAGGCTGGTCGGCATCGAATGTGAACAGCGCAACAGCCTCGTTCTTCTTGAGCATGGCCGCCTTGCCAGTGAAGTTCGGCTTGGGAGCAGCCGGTCTACCAGGAGGACCCGTCTTCTGGTCGTTGAGGCCGTAGCTGGGCGACGGGTTGTCTCTGTAGACGTAGTCGTCATTGCCTCTTGAAGCAAATGTGTTGGAGCGTGAGACTCCAGTGTTGGAACGCGAAACTCCACCGAAACCGCCTCCAGCAGGTCTATCATAGACATCGTCCTGCCATGTGCTGGATCTCTTGGGTCCTCCAAACTCGCTGGCGCCACTATCTCCACCACCAAACACACTGCTGCGGTTGTTGTTTCCAAACTCTCGGCTGTTGTTGCCGTTCCAATCGTCCTGGCCCTGGCCCTGATCGTAAACGGGAATGTCGTTGTACATGGAGTCGTTAGCCTGACCGGTGCGGCCGGCATTGAAGGCGCGGGAGTTGAGGATGTTCATCAGGGGCGCGGCCTGGGGCGGGGAGCGGACGCTGCCGGTCAAGATCTGGGCGGCGGTGTAGCGGGTGCCGTACAGCTTCTCGTTGGCGTCGCGGCGCTCGATGATCACGGAGCCCTCCAGCGAAACACCGGCGAAAAGACCCTTGGTCTTGGAGTAGGAGAATATACCAGCAACACTCTTCAGGGAAGCGGCACCGGCGGCCTCGGCGTTGCGGCCCACGGGACCAGCGGCGATGGAAACATTTCCACCGAGCGTAAGCGAACCAGCCTGCGCGAAGGTCTTGACGGCACTCGCATCGTTCAGAATAAAGACGAAGTCGGTTAACTCAAAACCAATCTGTCCACCAAATCCTGCACCTGCCGTGCCGATAGCGCTTGGCGCACTCCATGATCCATCAGGAAGTCGCGAGACGACAAGACCGCTACCGAAGCGGCCAGAACCGAGGAAACCGGCCTTGAGGACGGTGAGAATCGCAAGACCCTAATTACACGCATTATCTGTCAGTATCGCATCGGTTTGGGGGTGGTTATCGTGAGCGGTGGGAGGCCTCTGGGCATCGAATGCGCCAAGGCAGGCGGGGGATGGCAGATCGCGGGGTGGGAAATATGGTTCACCTTCGCGTTGGCGAGGACGGAGGGAGGAATGATCTTGTCGGGGCTGAAGGCTTGACGAGGGTCGATAAACGACGTCAGGATCTTGCCGCACTTTTTGCATTCCGCTGTTATGGTTCGGTCAGCTCATCTGTTGCGACTGAACAGGATGACGGGTGCGATGGTGCAGCGGGATCACCGGCACCAGCCAAAAAATAATGGGTGGACTTACACGCCATAGACGACGGGAGCGGGTTGTGGAGGCCCATGCTGACGGTGTACCGAGGGGTCGAGAGAGAGGAATTACGATTGAGTCGGATGTTGTTTCCTCAAAATTCGGTCAGGGAGGAAGAGAGAGTGAAAAAAGGTGTCGAGGGTTGTAGGTGAAGAGAGGGAAAGAAGAAAGAGAGACACGAAAAGGTGAAAGCGTGTGCCTGGGATTGCGATTAGGTATCCGTAGGTCAAGTAGGTATTACGGATACGGTTTCTTGGGGATCCTTCCTCGTCCACGGTTCCCGCAGTAAGGTAGCTGCGTGCACCCACACCTCCCACGTAATTAACGATTTAGTGGGGTTGTGCCGCGATAGGTGAGGATGAGAGCCGCCGAGAGGCCTGCGCCTCTTCTAAAGTTCTTTGCTTCGTCGGTTGCTATGTGCCGTGAGCTTTGCTTTGCTTTTCTCCTAGTCACATTAGGCAcgtctttttaatcttattaatcccGTTGGGCTTGGCGGATGAAAAGTGTTCCGGGAGGAAGGAGAATGGGCATCAATTGTTGTTTTCTTTCCTGCTTCTTGcttctttttaagctttCATGGCTTTTCAGCCGAACTCTCGTATCGGACGACGCAGGTTCATCAAACAAACGAAGCGCAATAATTCATCGATATCCACTCGAGCGCGTCATCTCAGCTGGCAGGAGCTTTCAAATCATGAATACTTCTTCTCGAGTGCCAGGTGACATGCCCCTTCATTATCTCCGGGCTGGGATAGCCGTAGCAAAAATGCGAGAAATCACGGACCATGGACCGGGGGAGCTTGGTGTGAGCTGGGCTCTGGCTGCCCTGGTGAGGCGGCGCAAAGGAGGCGTGACCTGGACGGAGTGAGGTAATTCGCGGGGTACTTCTGAACTTCTGTCTGTTCGGGTTCGGCGCCAGTGTGGCGCAGGCCACTGACGCGCAACCCCCACCGTCAAGGATGGCGTTCCGAGCAGCGCGCGCCCACACCAGCGGGCAGCAGCGATGGACGCCTCGGCCGCGCAGTGACCACCTGCTGCTGACGGGACTGGCAGTGGCCCACCCGGCTCCAGTTCCATCCGCGCAGTTCCAGCCTCGCCTTTGTGAGGAAAGACGCACCGGCCCCCGAAACCTCCGCCGTCATTGGTTTCGCCGCCAGAGTTGACCATTTTTGCAACTTCATCACCAAACCTCACGAACCACGAACTACCAACCACAAACCATCGCGCACCACATCCGACTCCTCTCCTCTTCTAACGAAGCAGTCACCGCTAGGAGGACGCTCATTACATCTACGAGAAAAGTGCGGCGTTAGATCGTGGCATAGTCGTCTCTCAACGACTGCAACCACACGCCACCTTCAGAGACTGGCGATCTCGCACGCGCGGCAACTCGCCATAAGCCTCAGCGGCGAGGAACGACACCCAGAAAACAACCCGCACTACTCGGGTGCTGGGATTTACTTTGCCACTGCCGGTTCTCATCAAGTCTCATCGAAGAACTTTCGTACCCCTATTCCCTagaggaaaagaaaaagaaaactcTGCCAAAATGTCAGAAGCCTACGAGCGCGAACGCCAAAACAACGCCCGTCTCGATGAGCTCTCAGCAAAGGTCTCCGCCCTCAGAGGCGTGACCGTCGACATTTACGACAATGCGCGCGCCCACGAGGTCATTGACAGCACGGTATGTTCCCTCGTCACATTCTCTTCCTTTCACTTTCCTTTCCTGAACCCCCTTTTTCGACATCCCCTTAGCAAAATTCCCCTAGTATTACATGATGAGGAACATTGGTCCGTGTTTCGGAGGCAGCCTCAAGACCTGCTGTTTGACGACAGAACCAGCACTTTGTGCAACTCTGACCCCTACCATCCTGCCCACATTCTGTCCATCAAGTCATCAGTCTTTTCTTGAGATAGGTCACTGACATATGGCTCTATTAGTCCGAGACG encodes:
- a CDS encoding SH3 domain-containing protein yields the protein MGLHNPLPSSMASECKKCGKILTSFIDPRQAFSPDKIIPPSVLANAKGLAILTVLKAGFLGSGRFGSGLVVSRLPDGSWSAPSAIGTAGAGFGGQIGFELTDFVFILNDASAVKTFAQAGSLTLGGNVSIAAGPVGRNAEAAGAASLKSVAGIFSYSKTKGLFAGVSLEGSVIIERRDANEKLYGTRYTAAQILTGSVRSPPQAAPLMNILNSRAFNAGRTGQANDSMYNDIPVYDQGQGQDDWNGNNSREFGNNNRSSVFGGGDSGASEFGGPKRSSTWQDDVYDRPAGGGFGGVSRSNTGVSRSNTFASRGNDDYVYRDNPSPSYGLNDQKTGPPGRPAAPKPNFTGKAAMLKKNEAVALFTFDADQPGDLGFKKGDVITVLKKTESETDWWTGMIGTRHGIFPSNYVKMRE